A stretch of Telopea speciosissima isolate NSW1024214 ecotype Mountain lineage chromosome 11, Tspe_v1, whole genome shotgun sequence DNA encodes these proteins:
- the LOC122645416 gene encoding uncharacterized protein LOC122645416, with amino-acid sequence MEATSSLCSSSPVLLPPQPSSSFAGSRNRRLGFRQQKVPISAVRRGECDWGYGGRLVDESMIVLRRRIHETKMVERNYEPPEDWMEWEKKYYTTYDASICRAVGVLQSQLMNTRPSLALGMLALVALSVPTSTVMIMLQLMNVANGILSGIHLIN; translated from the coding sequence ATGGAAGCGACTTCTTCTCTGTGTTCATCATCccctgttcttcttcctccacaacCATCTTCTTCGTTTGCAGGTTCACGGAATCGGAGATTGGGTTTCCGGCAACAGAAGGTACCCATTTCCGCCGTGAGAAGAGGCGAGTGCGATTGGGGTTATGGCGGACGGCTTGTGGATGAGAGTATGATAGTGCTGAGAAGGAGGATTCATGAGACGAAGATGGTGGAGAGGAATTACGAACCACCGGAGGATTGGATGGAGTGGGAGAAGAAGTACTATACAACCTATGATGCCAGTATTTGCAGAGCAGTTGGGGTTTTGCAATCTCAATTGATGAACACAAGACCCAGTTTGGCTCTTGGAATGCTTGCACTCGTTGCATTAAGTGTTCCCACATCCACAGTGATGATCATGTTACAGTTGATGAATGTAGCTAATGGAATCTTGTCTGGGATTCATCTCATCAACTGA